The sequence GGCTCAATCAAAACAGGGTGGCATAATCGGGCAGATCGCAATGTAGCTATGATGATGATTCATGGTTTAAATCCCTATGGCATGAGTCACTTACGCAGAGTTAACGAAGATGGAGTAGATATTAACCGTAACTTTATTGATTTTCAACAACCATTGCCCAAAAACGCTGTTTATGATGAGCTAGCTAATCTAATTGTTCCTCCGCAGTGGACAGAAGAAACTCAGGTTCAAACCTTAGCTCAAATTATGGAATATCTCTACAGCGATCCATCAGGAATTGCTGCTTTAGCCACAGGACAGTATCAATATTGGTATGCACCCTTTTATGGTGGCGAAGTTCCTACCTGGACAAATCGAGTATTTAATCAAATAGTCGATCGATATTTGTTGGATAAACAAGCAGTCGGCTTACTAGATTACCATACAGGATTAGGGCAATACGCGACAGGACAACTGATGAGCTTAGGTGAAGATACAAACGACCAACAAAACTTGGCTGCGGAAATTTGGGGGGACAAATTAGTTATTGCTGGTTCAGATCGATCCGTTGCTGCCTATTCTCCTCAAGGAACTTTAATTTCCGCCTTGCAAAATAAACTAGCCCAATTAACCTGTATTGCTGCTGCTTATGAATTTGGCACGATACCAGAGACAGAAGTTTTTCATGCTTTACGCGCCGATCATTGGCTACACGCTTACGGAGATATCAAGAGTATCCAGGCTCAAACTATTAAACAGAATATGCTGGATGCTTTTTATGGCCATCGCCCTGACTGGCAAAAATCAATCTGTGACCTCGCCTTTTCTGCCCAAGAAGAATTATTAGCAGGTTTGAGATCGCTATAGTAAATCGACCAAAAATCATCTTCGAGGAGGTTAATTATTTTCTTCAGAGAAAAACATTACCTTACCACCATATGCCCGTTGCAGATTTTCATCTTTTAATACCTGTTGTCTTTGTCCTGCTGCAATTAGTTCTTTATTAAGTAAAATCAACTCATCAAAGTTAGCGATCGATTCGCCCAAGTCATGATTGACGACTACGACAATTTTGCCGACTTCTGCTAAGGAATGAAAAATATTAAAGATGATATTTTCGGTCTTTTGATCTACTCCCACAAAAGGCTCATCAAAAAAGAATACTTCAGCTTGCTGCGCCAAAGATCTAGCCAGAAATACCCGTTGTTGCTGTCCCCCTGAAAGTTGACCGATGGGACGATTTTTATACTCGCTCATTTCTACTTGTTCTAGTGCAGACATTCCCTGACGACGACTAACGCTAGAGAAACGACGAAACCAGCCAGTTTTTCGGACTCTACCCATCATGACTACATCCCAGACAGTTACGGGATATGTCCAGTCAATTTGCGATCGCTGGGGTACATAGGCAACCTTGTCTAAGTGGTGTTGTAGGGGTTGACCATCATAGGATACCGAACCACTGTTGGCAGGAATTAAACCCAGCATGGCTTTAACTAAGGTACTTTTCCCTGCACCATTAGGTCCAAAAACTCCTGTAACTTTCCCTGGTATAAGATCGAGAGAAATATCGCGCAATGCTTCCACTGTACGGTAACAAACTCCTAGATTGTCAACTGCGATCGCGCTATCGTAGCTCATTACTATACTCCATAAGTAGATTTAATCAGGCTTTTTTACTTCTATCTAAGATTATTAAATTCAAGATTTTTAACTTTTCCCTCCGCCCACAGCTATAAGATTTAAATAGAAACTGACCGTCAATGTTATCTCTTGCGAAAGAGGCTTATATTCTTAGTTACACTGTATTGTTAATTAAAATATGAGAAGATTATGATAAATATTATGAAATAAATATGATAACAATGTCAACACCGCGATTAAACAAGCAAAGGTTTCCTGCGCAGATCTCGCGTTCAATAGGACAAACCGAATGTTGAATCAACAATTAAAATTTACTCGTCGATGGTTTTTAGCAACAGGAGTTTGTTTAAGCTTATTAATTGGGGGATGTGAGGCGGGTTCTAGCGGTAGTGGAGATAGCGATCGACCACAGGTAGTTTCTACCAGCACAATTATTGCCGATTTGACTGAAAGAATTGGCGCAGAAGCGATCGAACACCAAGGGATTTTGCAACCAGGTGCAGATCCTCATGTGTATGAACCGACTCCTCAAGACAGTGTGGCGTTAGAAACGGCGGATTTAATTTTATATAACGGATTTAACCTAGAACCTGGATTGATTAAGATGATCAACTCCACGGGAGTTCAGGCAGATAAATATGCGGTAGGAGAAGTAGTTAAGCCTTTGAACTTTGAATATCAGGGACAGCAACAACCCGATCCTCATGTCTGGGGAGATGGGGCAAATGCGATCGCCATGACCGAAGCAATTCGCGATCGCCTGATAGAATTATCTCCAGAAGCTGAAGCTGAATTTAGAACTAATGCTCAGGAGTTGATTAAAGAACTACGGCGAGTTGATCGCTGGATTAGCGAACAGATCGCAACTATTCCTGAAAATCAGCGCAGGCTGGTTACGACTCACGACGCATTTCAATACTATACCAGTGCCTATGGTTTAGAGATGGCCGGCACCTTAATTGGCATCAGTACCGAAGAACAACCTAGTGCGCAAACGGTAAAGAATCTGGCAAATGAGCTGAAAAAAAAGCAAATACCCGCAATTTTTGCCGAAACGACGATTAATCCTCAGTTAATTCAAACCGTTGCCGAGGAAGCAGGGGTACAGCTAGCACCGCAGCAACTATACTCAGATTCCATTGGCGCACCAGGAAGCAAGGGAGATAGCTATATTAAAATGCTGGTGGCGAATACTGAATCAATTGTTGAATCTTTGGGGGGTGATTATGAAGCGTTTCCGATTCAAGAGTAGAGACAAGCTTGACTTTAAGAGGAAGAGGTAGAGAGCTGAATTTTCTCTCTGCCCCTCCGTCTCTTTAGATCTAAGATTGAGATCTGTTTGATCTGAGTACTGGTGCTGACTCTGGTATTGGTTCTTGGGGAACTGCCTGCATTTTAGAAAATCCTGCAATAGCATAGTAAAGCTGTTCGGCAGCCTTTTCGTTAGCTGCTTCATTCAGATGAATGGCATCAATAAAGCTAGGAGAAGGATATTTTTCGGTCAGTTGGTATAAATCAACTACCTCAAGGTTTTTCGGGTAGAATTTGGCTAATTTTGCTGACGCTTCAGTAAAGGCAGGATAGCTTGCTTTAACTCGCTCTATGTAGTTTCTGCCCAGTTCAGTGGCAATTTCTCCTTCGATATCCGTCAGCTGACTTGGATTACGCCCCGTGATTTCTGGCTGTATGGCTACCAACAGAGGAACTTGAGCAGCTGTACTCAAATTGAGCATTTGCTTTTGATGTTCGATGTAGCGATCGACTCTGCTTTGTAATTCTGCTTCGTCTGTAGGTAAATGCTTGACCAGGTTGGAGGCTTGTTCGTCGAAAATAAAATCTGTTTGAGAATTAGCTTCTTGTCGGCTTAACCATCTATTTTCAGCTACTTTTACCAAATAACTGTTGTTTCTTAGAGGCTCAATAAATCGATCTAGATAAGTTCCTACACTGTTTGGGCGAGCTGCCAAATCTTGTTTGAGTAGAGGAACTTGAGTCGCTGTTTGATCGCTATCAAGCATTAAGTCCACGTAACCATCAAGAACGACGATTAAATCGGGTTTATATTTGAGGATTTGCAAAGCTAGCTGCGCTAACTCGTTACCCGAAGCATAGCCAGGAACACCCGCATTAATCACACGATAGTTGCCAGCTTTAATTTTCGCAGGTTTGGCGAGATTCTTTTGCCTTTCTACCCGCTCAGGAAGTAGATCGGATTTGTATAGCTGTGGGGAAGTTTGCTGTTGTTGTAAACGCTCTTGTAGACGTTTTTCTAACTGGGCGCTGATGGTTGTAGAATTACTAGAATTGCCATAGCCAAAAGCGGTTGAGCCACCTAGCAAAAAGATTCTAATTTCGTTTTTCGGTTTAATTAGGGGTACAGTATTGCGATCGCGAAATCCTTGTTCGTTAATTTGCCAATATTCGCTCTGTTGATTGCCGATTAGTTCATATCCTACCGAAATAGCACTCTTAGCCGTCAATTCGCCCTTTTTTATGTCTTCACCAGATTCTGGGTTAATGAAATTAAGTCCATAAGCTTGCTCGAGAATCGATTCTTGTGCCTGAGCAAATTCACTTCTGCTGCCAGAAAGATCGATAAAGATGCGCGTTAATAGCTCTAATACCAATAAAAATAGTGCTATTGAAGCGATCGCGCTTAACCAAGAAAAACGGCGGCGCACCTGTCTGCCCTTAGTAAAAATTCTTCGTTCTCTAACTTTAGTTCTAAACATAGAATTATTGTCCTGCTGGATAAATAAATAAGCGAAATAGCAATAGATATATAAGTTGTCCCCGATTGAATTTAGAGGCTAATACTTTTACTTGTCATTGGTTATAGATTCGGTTGTCATACTGTACGTAAAATATGTACTGCCTAAATTATTGCTAAGTTGACTGACAAATTATTAATGCTGTTTAAATTTACTTTGTCAGCTTGTCTGCTTAACTCTGTGGTACATTGACGAAATAATTGTTTATGGGCAAACCAAACTGCTTAAGTTTGATTTTAGTTTGGGTCTGATGGTTAAATTATGCCAGTTATTGTTCGGCACAATTGTCACAGTAGGTAAACCAGAAACACCAATGTGGTAGTACAGTCAATTATCTTCCGTTATTCATGACCTATAAATTATTGTTTGTCTGTTTAGGTAATATTTGCCGTTCTCCATCAGCAGAAAATATCATGAACCATCTTATAAAAGAAGCTGGCTTGTCAGCTAAAAT comes from Coleofasciculaceae cyanobacterium and encodes:
- a CDS encoding zinc ABC transporter substrate-binding protein; this encodes MLNQQLKFTRRWFLATGVCLSLLIGGCEAGSSGSGDSDRPQVVSTSTIIADLTERIGAEAIEHQGILQPGADPHVYEPTPQDSVALETADLILYNGFNLEPGLIKMINSTGVQADKYAVGEVVKPLNFEYQGQQQPDPHVWGDGANAIAMTEAIRDRLIELSPEAEAEFRTNAQELIKELRRVDRWISEQIATIPENQRRLVTTHDAFQYYTSAYGLEMAGTLIGISTEEQPSAQTVKNLANELKKKQIPAIFAETTINPQLIQTVAEEAGVQLAPQQLYSDSIGAPGSKGDSYIKMLVANTESIVESLGGDYEAFPIQE
- a CDS encoding SGNH/GDSL hydrolase family protein; translation: MFRTKVRERRIFTKGRQVRRRFSWLSAIASIALFLLVLELLTRIFIDLSGSRSEFAQAQESILEQAYGLNFINPESGEDIKKGELTAKSAISVGYELIGNQQSEYWQINEQGFRDRNTVPLIKPKNEIRIFLLGGSTAFGYGNSSNSTTISAQLEKRLQERLQQQQTSPQLYKSDLLPERVERQKNLAKPAKIKAGNYRVINAGVPGYASGNELAQLALQILKYKPDLIVVLDGYVDLMLDSDQTATQVPLLKQDLAARPNSVGTYLDRFIEPLRNNSYLVKVAENRWLSRQEANSQTDFIFDEQASNLVKHLPTDEAELQSRVDRYIEHQKQMLNLSTAAQVPLLVAIQPEITGRNPSQLTDIEGEIATELGRNYIERVKASYPAFTEASAKLAKFYPKNLEVVDLYQLTEKYPSPSFIDAIHLNEAANEKAAEQLYYAIAGFSKMQAVPQEPIPESAPVLRSNRSQS
- a CDS encoding metal ABC transporter ATP-binding protein; amino-acid sequence: MSYDSAIAVDNLGVCYRTVEALRDISLDLIPGKVTGVFGPNGAGKSTLVKAMLGLIPANSGSVSYDGQPLQHHLDKVAYVPQRSQIDWTYPVTVWDVVMMGRVRKTGWFRRFSSVSRRQGMSALEQVEMSEYKNRPIGQLSGGQQQRVFLARSLAQQAEVFFFDEPFVGVDQKTENIIFNIFHSLAEVGKIVVVVNHDLGESIANFDELILLNKELIAAGQRQQVLKDENLQRAYGGKVMFFSEENN
- a CDS encoding DUF2817 domain-containing protein translates to MQYENYLHFDSKYSKARHNFLAACDRQATFVRSWQHPLRGIAGEKLYLDLAWFGDFAAQKVLILISGTHGVEGFCGSGIQVGSIKTGWHNRADRNVAMMMIHGLNPYGMSHLRRVNEDGVDINRNFIDFQQPLPKNAVYDELANLIVPPQWTEETQVQTLAQIMEYLYSDPSGIAALATGQYQYWYAPFYGGEVPTWTNRVFNQIVDRYLLDKQAVGLLDYHTGLGQYATGQLMSLGEDTNDQQNLAAEIWGDKLVIAGSDRSVAAYSPQGTLISALQNKLAQLTCIAAAYEFGTIPETEVFHALRADHWLHAYGDIKSIQAQTIKQNMLDAFYGHRPDWQKSICDLAFSAQEELLAGLRSL